The following coding sequences are from one Gemella haemolysans ATCC 10379 window:
- a CDS encoding transglycosylase domain-containing protein, which produces MKIKKILTSMTRAILLSIGLLISLGAGLAIGYVGGLVKDQPVLTQKEMKEQINNISKNSEVYFGSGEKLGTINSELIRKTVTYENIGDNVKNAIIASEDSNFYSNSGIDIWAVLRATHSEATGARSTGGSTITQQLVKNQLLDNSRSYERKAKEILLALRVDSHFSKNEILENYLNVAPFGKNSLGQNISGIETAAQGVFGVHSKDLNIAQAAYLVGFVQSPYRYTPFDSAGNIRPDEELQAGFERQQYVLERMLSNDFITKEQFEEAKKFDIKGAYTKQKYSEYTDYPYIRDEVTSSVAEILAEQTAKKNNREEEFKNDSDYRNELIEKSRIKFITGGYKVKTTLDKKLYDTLQETKKQFASYPTYTQGGVVYPLEIGASVIENNTGKVLAFIGGMDYKKQQLNHATRTRRSPGSTIKPLLVYGPAIDKGYITPNSTVLDKRFNHYGWKPENYDMSERGYLPARQALARSLNLPTVRLYSAFYKEDPVTNYLEKMGVEGLTESDKTNLATAIGGMTYGLSVTENTSAFSTFANKGEHKKAHIIEEIENNDGELVYKADFSPVKVFEESTSYLIVDMLGDVINKSYGTSHDMPSKLKFNSKNLFVKTGTSEYYKDLWVVGGSTKITVGLWNGYDSPAKVPSYDYAQRSWIAVMNSIYALDKNLIAPDTAFSRPQSVIDSSINGYNNAKGGTKDIVPNGFKELSKEKTLAKFGHNIDKGISFSDPSKVVVTKPVQKEEKKDDKDKKEEKKNDKDKKDKKEERTVTITETSPPPILKPTVITDEE; this is translated from the coding sequence ACGCGAGCCATACTTCTTTCTATTGGATTACTAATTAGTTTAGGTGCGGGGCTTGCTATCGGGTATGTGGGTGGTTTAGTTAAAGATCAACCTGTCTTAACCCAAAAAGAAATGAAAGAACAAATAAATAACATTAGTAAGAACAGTGAAGTTTATTTTGGAAGTGGTGAAAAATTAGGTACAATCAACTCCGAATTAATTAGAAAGACTGTTACTTATGAGAATATCGGTGATAATGTTAAAAATGCTATTATCGCAAGTGAAGACTCTAATTTCTACTCTAACAGTGGAATTGATATTTGGGCTGTTTTAAGAGCTACACATAGTGAAGCGACTGGTGCTAGATCAACTGGTGGTAGTACTATCACTCAGCAATTGGTAAAAAATCAGCTTCTTGATAATTCAAGATCTTATGAAAGAAAAGCAAAAGAAATATTACTAGCACTTCGTGTTGATAGTCATTTTTCTAAAAATGAAATTCTTGAAAATTATCTAAATGTCGCTCCTTTCGGAAAAAATAGTTTAGGACAAAACATTAGCGGTATCGAAACTGCAGCACAAGGTGTTTTTGGAGTTCATTCTAAAGACTTGAATATAGCTCAAGCAGCTTATCTTGTTGGTTTTGTACAATCACCATATAGATATACACCATTTGACTCTGCTGGAAATATCCGTCCTGACGAAGAGCTTCAAGCGGGGTTTGAAAGACAGCAATATGTATTAGAACGTATGCTTTCAAATGATTTTATTACTAAAGAACAATTTGAAGAAGCGAAGAAATTCGATATTAAAGGTGCTTATACTAAACAAAAATATTCAGAATATACTGATTACCCTTATATTCGTGATGAGGTAACAAGTTCAGTTGCAGAGATATTAGCTGAGCAAACTGCTAAAAAAAATAATAGAGAAGAAGAATTTAAAAATGATTCTGACTACAGAAATGAACTAATCGAAAAAAGTAGAATTAAATTCATAACTGGTGGTTATAAAGTAAAAACTACACTTGATAAGAAACTTTACGATACACTTCAAGAAACGAAAAAACAATTCGCTTCTTATCCAACATACACTCAGGGTGGTGTTGTTTATCCATTAGAAATTGGAGCATCGGTTATTGAAAACAATACTGGTAAAGTATTAGCGTTTATCGGTGGTATGGACTACAAAAAACAACAACTTAACCACGCAACAAGAACTCGTCGTTCACCAGGTTCTACAATCAAACCACTATTAGTTTATGGACCAGCTATCGATAAAGGTTACATTACTCCTAACTCAACCGTTTTAGATAAAAGATTTAATCATTATGGTTGGAAACCTGAGAACTATGACATGTCTGAGCGTGGATACCTACCGGCTAGACAAGCATTAGCTAGATCTCTTAACTTGCCAACTGTAAGGCTATACTCTGCATTTTATAAAGAGGATCCTGTTACAAATTACCTAGAGAAAATGGGTGTTGAAGGTCTTACAGAAAGTGATAAAACTAACTTAGCTACTGCCATTGGTGGTATGACTTACGGTTTATCAGTTACAGAGAATACTAGTGCATTTTCTACTTTTGCAAATAAAGGTGAACACAAAAAAGCACATATTATCGAAGAAATCGAAAATAATGATGGAGAGCTAGTTTACAAAGCTGATTTTTCACCAGTTAAAGTATTCGAAGAATCTACAAGTTATCTAATCGTCGATATGCTTGGAGATGTTATCAATAAGAGTTACGGTACATCTCATGATATGCCAAGTAAACTGAAATTTAATTCTAAAAACTTATTTGTAAAAACAGGGACTTCTGAGTACTATAAAGACCTATGGGTTGTTGGTGGTTCTACTAAAATAACTGTTGGTCTATGGAATGGATATGATAGTCCAGCAAAAGTACCAAGTTATGACTATGCTCAAAGAAGCTGGATTGCAGTTATGAATTCCATTTACGCACTTGATAAAAACTTAATCGCTCCAGATACCGCTTTTAGTCGACCTCAATCAGTCATTGATTCAAGTATTAACGGTTATAACAATGCAAAAGGTGGAACAAAAGATATAGTTCCAAATGGTTTTAAGGAACTATCTAAAGAAAAAACTTTAGCGAAATTTGGTCATAATATCGACAAGGGCATTTCATTTAGCGATCCTTCAAAAGTCGTTGTAACAAA